The genomic region CGAAGTCCACGATCACGCGGCCATTGCCGTGGAACGACGGGTCGAACGAGCCTTCCGGTCTCAGCCTGATCACCAGGAAGTTGGTCACGGCACCGTCAGCAAGGCCTCCGGCGATCAGGATCCGGCCCTCGGCATCGATTGCCACCGAACTCCCGATCGAGAACGTGCCGCCGACGTCCGGAATGCCGTGGCCCGTTCCGCTGAGGGTCAGGTCCGGCTCGCCGTCGGCCTTCAGCCTCGCGACCGCGAAACTGGATGGGCCCGCCTGGGTCGAGTAACCACTCATGACCGTGCGGCCCTGGGCGTCGAGGGCCAGGTCGTAGGCCGCGTCAGACGAGATACCCGCGAAATTGAGGGTCTGTACCGCCGTCGCCGGAAAAGGATGCGTCCGAAGCACCAGTAGCGAGCAGCCTCGTGGCGAAGAAATCGAACCCGGTGACTCCCGAAAAGTCGAAGCCGGCGGTGGGGGACGGGCGCTCCGGTTCCCGGGACATTCCCGGCCCTTCAGGGAGTGGCCCGGCTCGGCCCGAACGACACGATCTCGCTGATCGCCTACCAGAAGTCCGGCTCCAGCCTGAACACCCAGGTCAATGCCGGCCAGCCGGGCGGGACCTGGCTCGCAGCAACCTGGGTAGGCCCTTAGTCCTTGGACTGAGCCCTTAAGGGTGGTACGAGCTTTTTCCCGATTATCGGGATTTTGAGGAAGCCTTCCGTGGTTGCGTAGAGCAGGCCCACCTTGGGGGCTGACTCGACGTCTTCGACGACGATCGACCGCGGCCACCAGTCGGGATCGAACTTGGCGTTGAAGTCGCGCAGTGACTTGATCTGGAAGAACGGGTTGAGCACCTCGGCGACACGCTTGAGGGCCTTCTGTCCGAGGTTGAGGCTCGTCTCGTCGTCAAACAGGCGGCCCCACGCGGCGAAGTTCATCGACAACCTTCGAAAACCCTGCTGTCCGAGCGTGGTTGCAGAGTTGGCGATCAGGAACTCGGTGATGCCGTTCGGCGCGTCGGGATTGCGCTGCATCAGGTCGAGAGACCAGCCGGGGTCATCACCGAAGACGGGGACCAGCCGCAGGAATCCCTGCGGCTGCTCGTCTTCGTCAAAGGCGATCGAAAGCAGGAAGTCGGCGTTCACCCCCTCGACTTCGGTCCCGAGATCCATGGTGAAGCCACGCTCGTCGGAGTCACCGCGCCAGCGCTCGCGGATCTCGTTGAGCTGTTCGCAGAGGTTCGGGGCGGCCTCCGACTCGCGCATCATCCGGAAGCTGAGAACCTTATCCACTCTTCTTACGGTCGAACGCAGGTTCTTCATGCCGCTGCCCTGGAGGCTGAACCGGTCGCAGGGAATGATCGCTTCGTCGCCCATGTAGACGCCCTTGAGCCCGCGCTTCTCATAGAAGCCGAGGTCGGCCTCGCGGACCGCGAGGAAAGCGACCTTCCAGTTGCGCTCCCTGCAGTAGGCCAGGAACTGGTCGAGCACCCGGTCCTTGGAGCCGGGCGCGCCGATCGGATCGCCGGCGACCAGCGCGTAGCCGCTGATGTAGGTGAAGGCGATCATCGCGTCGCCGCGCAGGTTGAAGAAGTAGCTCTTGTCGGTGCGCAGCGCGAAGTAGTCGAGGGTGCCCGAGCCGTACTTGTGGACCAGTTCCTCGGCTCGCTCGCGGTCGCCGGCGCTGGGCCCGGAGCGCAGGGCGACGGCGCGGAAGATCAGGATGGCGAGCAGTGCGAGGCCGGCGATGCCGAGGGCGAAGAGTGCGGCCGGAAAGAAGTCGGAGAAGAACTTGCCGGTGTAGTGGTACGGCCCGTCGAAGCCGGCCAGACCCCAGGCCGTGGTCTCGAACATGCCGCCTACGGTCAGGCTTTCACGCACGTGGTCCTGGTTGAAGAGCAGGGAGGCGAAGCCGAAGATGAACACGGCTCCGAGGTAGATCGGAACAAAACGCAAGGCGTCGAGCAGCGTGCCGGGATCGGGCCTCGCGCCGAACGAGTCACGCGTCCAGATCAGTGCGATCACCATGAAGCCGGAATAGAAGGCGACCAGTGGGTCCGGTCCCTTGAGCATGTGCACCACGGCGGCGATCGCGAAGAGCAGGACGGCGACGGTCCAGGCACGGCGCTTGCCTTTCATGATGCCGCCAGCGATCACGAGCAGGACCAGGCCGACCACGGCCGAGACCACATGGCCCGAGGCGCGATCCGTCACGTCGCTGACCAGGGAGCCGATGCCGAGGTTGCTGTGGACTCCGGGCAGCACGGCCAGCAGGTAGGCGATACCGGCGATTGCGGTCATCCAGCCGAGGAACTTCTGGACTTTGGGATTGCCGGCGGAAGCGGCGGGAACGATCGGGGCAGGGGCGGGCAGAGGTGCGGCGGGAGCGGGGGAAGGCGCGGTGTCCGGGGCATCAGTCAACGCGGCCGCAACGGGGGACGGTTCAGGTTCGGGATCGGGCGGCCCGGGAGTGGACCGGTTCGACATCTCACCTGCGGTCGGCAGGTCCTGGACGGCCGCGTGGCCGGGACCGGCCTGGCCGTCTTCGGGGCGCATCGCCGGGAAGAGGATGACGTCGCGGATCGCCGAGGCCTCGGCGATCAGCATGATCAGGCGGTCGAGGCCGATGCCGAGGCCACCGGTCGGCGGCAGCCCGTATTCGAGGGCACGGATGTAGTCCTCGTCGACGCTTTCCGCTTCTTCGTCGCCGGCGGCTCCGGCTTTGGCTTCGTCCTCGAACCGGGACCGCTGGTCGACCGGATCGTTCAGCTCGGAATAGGCGTTGGCCAGCTCGCGGCCGGCGACGACCACTTCGAAGCGCTCGGTCAGGGATGGGTCGTCGCGGTGGGTCTTGGCCAGCGGTGAGACCTCGCGGGGGTAGTCGCAGACGATGGTCGGCTGGATCAGGGTCGCTTCGCCGGTCTCGTCGTAGACCTCGGACATCAGCCGGCCGGAGCCCCAGCTGTCTTCGTAATGGATTTCGAGCCGGTCGCAGATCGCCCGGGCCTCTTCGAGCGGCATCGTCGGGTGCATCGTCTCGCCGGTGCAAACCTTAATCAGGTCGGCCATGGTGATGCGTTTCCAGGGGGCCTTGAGGTTGACTTCCTGGCCGTCGACGTGGACCAGCGTGGTGCCGATCGCGTCGAGTGACGCCTTCGAGCAGATCTGCTCGACCAGGTCCATCATGTCGTGGTAGTCACCGAGCGCCTGGTACGCCTCGAGCAGGGTGAATTCCGGGTTGTGGCGGGTGTCGAGGCCTTCGTTGCGAAAGACGCGGCCGATCTCGAAGACCCGCTCGAAGCCACCGACCACGAGGCGCTTGAGCGGCAGCTCGAGGGCGATCCGCAGATACATCTCGATGTCGAGGGCGTTGTGGTGGGTGATGAAGGGCCGGGCCGCGGCACCGCCCGCCGCCGACGCGAGGACCGGCGTCTCGACCTCGGTGAAGCCGTTGTCGACCAGGGTCTGGCGGACCGAGGTGATCACCTTCGAGCGGATGTCGAAGACCGGCCGGACCTCGGGGTTGGCGATCAGGTCGAGGTAGCGCTGGCGCAGCCTGGTGTCGACATCAGTCAACCCTTTGTGCTTGTCCGGCAGCGCCCGGAGGGCCTTTGAAAGCAGTTCGAGGCTGGTCGCGGTGACCGTCAGGGTGCCGGTGTGCGTGGTGATCGCCTTGCCACCGACCCCGACCCAGTCGCCTCGGTCGAGCGATTCGGCGTCTTCGAAGGACTGCTGGTCCATCCGGTCCTTCTCGAAGGCGACCTGGAGCGTGCCGGTCTGGTCATGGAGGTCGGCGAAGACGACGCCACCGTGGTTCCTGATGGTCATCAGGCGGCCGGCGATCTTTACGTCGGCGCCGGTGTCGGCGTCCGCTCCGAGGTCGGGGTACTGGGTGAGGACCTCGGCGACCGTGTGGTCGCGCTTGAAGTTGACCGGGTATGGAGTTACTCCGCGTTCACGGAGTGAATCGAGCTTCGCCAGGCGCAGTGTCCGTTCTTCGGCGACGAAGTCGCGCCCCTCCGGCTTGTCGGTCTCCCCGTCTTCGTCACCCATGGTCGAGATGCGGTTACTCTACCGCCAGGATGCCTGAACCCGCTCCTCGCAAGGAAACAAAACCTGACCGGTTGAGCAACGTTCTGGCCCAGGCGGACAAGGACCGGGAACGCCTTGATTCCGAGGCCTTCGGGCCCGGTGCCCTGACCGCTCTCGGCATCGCCAGCGTCGTCGGTGCGGGCATCTTCGTGACCACCGGTACCGCTGCCGCCGAGTACGCCGGCCCGGCGGTGATCATCTCCTTCGTCCTCGCCGGCATCGCGGCCGGGCTGACCGCCCTCTGTTACGCCGAGATGGCGGCGATGATCCCGATCGCCGGCAGCACCTACTCGTATGTCTTCGCGGCCTTCGGCGTGTTCATGGCCTGGTTCATCGGCTGGGACCTGCTGCTCGAGTACCTGTTCGCGGCCTCGACCGTGGCGGTCGGATGGGCAGGGTATTTCGTCGGGCTGATGGCGAGTATCGGCGTCGACATCCCCCATGACCTGTCGAATCCGCCCTTCGGCGGCGGCGGCGGGATCATCAACCTGCCGGCGCTCTTCGTGGTCGGATTCACGACTCTGCTGCTGGCGCTCGGGACCAAGGAGACGGTGCGCGCGAACAACGTGATGGTCGCGCTCAAGGTCGGCGCCCTGCTCGTCTTCATTGCGGTCGGCGCGTTCAACGTCGACACTTCTCTCTGGTCCCCGTTCGTTCCCGAGAACACCGGTTCGTTCGGCCACTTCGGCGACAGCGGCGTCATTCGCGCCGCCGGCGTCGTCTTCTTCGCCTACGTCGGCTTCGATGCCGTCTCGACGGCGGCCGGCGAGTCACGCAACCCGCAGCGCACGGTTCCGATCGGGCTGCTGGGCACGGTGATCATCTCGACCATCCTTTACGTCGCGGTCGGACTGGTGATCACCGGTCTCGTCCCTTATTCGACCCTGAATGTGGCCGACCCGCTTTCAACCGCGCTGCGGGACGCGCCCGCCCAGATCGACTGGCTCGAGGACCTGATGAACGTGGCCGCGGTGGTCGGTCTGTTCGCGACCGTACTGGTCACCTTCTACGGCCAGACCCGCATCCTGATGAGGATGTCTTCGGACGGGCTGCTTCCGGAGCGCTTCGGCAGGGTCAGCCCGCGCTTCCGGACGCCGGTCTTCACCACGATCGTCTGCGGCGTGGCCGGAGCGATCATCGCGGCACTCTTGCCGATCGACATCCTCGGCGAGCTGGTCTCGATCGGCACGCTCTTCTCCTTCGTCCTGGTCGCGGTCGGCGTGCTGGTCCTGCGCCGCACGCACCCCGACACGCCGCGCCCCTTCCGGGTTCCGGCGGTCAAGGTCGTCGCCCCGCTGGCGATCGTCTGCGCGTTATCGCTGATGGTCACGCTGCCGGTCGACACCTGGATCCGCCTCTTTGTGTGGCTGCTGATCGGGCTGGTCATCTTCTTCGCGTACGGGCGCAAGCGCAGCGATGCGATCATGGCCCGGCTGATGCGCGAGGAAGAGGAAAAGCAGGCGGCAGCCGAGGCCTGATCAGGCCGCTTCGGTTGCGGGCTTCGCTGCTGATTCGCCCAGCGCCTGGGAGCGGGCGAGGATGACCAGGCCGAAGATCATCACCGCCAGGCCGATCGCCGCAATCGCGCCCTCGAGCGGCGTGTCGTCGATCCGCTCCTTGAAGATCACGATGCCGAGGACGACGCTGGCGATCGGGTCGAGCGACATCTGGGTCGAGATCGCGGGGGCCAGGGCACCGGTCTGGAGCGAGGCCTGGCTGAGGGTCATGCTGATCCAGCCGACCGCGATCAACGCGTAGAGGTGCCAGTCGGTCACGATCTGGGTGAAGCCATTGTCGAGGTCGTCGACGACGGTCAGGGTGAGGCCGGCACTGAAGCCGAAAAGGATGCCTGCCGACATGCCGAGCAGCGCCGCCTTGGGCGAAGGTGGCCGTCCGCGGGAGGCGGTGATCAGCGCGAGACAGATCGCGCCGGCGATCGCGCCGGAGATGATCCAGCCCGCGGTCGAGGCATCCTTGACCCCTCCCTGGGGATCGGCCAGGACGAGGAAGAGGATCAGGCCGCCGGTGACGGCCCCGGCGCCGATCACGTCGTTCTTCGTGATCCGGCGGTTCGTGATCCAGCGCCCGAGGGGCAGGGCGAAGACGACGGAAATGGCGAGCAGCGGCTGGACCACGACCAGCTTGCCGAAGTGGAGGGCGGCCGCCTGGCAGAGGAAGCCGAGCCCGTCGACCACGATGCCGAGCAGCCAGACCGGGCGGCGGGCGAGCTGAAGCAGCAGTCCGGCCTTCATCGTGTCCTCGTCCGGAACCTCGGCCGCGACCTTCTGCTGGAGGACGGTGCCAAGCGAGAACATCAGCGCGGCGATGATGGCGAGCAGGATCTCCATTGGCATCAACCCTAGGGCAGAAGATCAACTCCGGCCGGATCTGCCGAACTGGGTCGGTTATGTGTTGGCGACCTCAGGCGATCAACGCAACACCAACTCTCTCAGTTTCTCGGCCGGGGTGTGAAACCCGAGCGTCTCCCGGGGCCTGCGGTTGAGCTTGGCCGCGACCTTGTCGAGCTCGACCTGGCCGTGCACGGCCAGGTCGGTCCCCTTGGGGAAGTACTGCCTGAGCAGTCCGTTCGTGTTCTCGTTTGAACCGCGCTGCCAGGGTGAGTGCGGGTCACAGAAAAAGACCTCGGCCCCGGTCGAAACCGAGAAGCTCTTGTGCTTTGACATCTCCTTGCCCTGATCCCAGGTGAGAGTCTTTCGGAGCCGCTTCGGAAGGTTCGTGATCTGCTCGGCCATGACCTTTGCGAGATTCTCCGCCCCGCGATCACCCTCTAGGTCGAGCAGCACCACGAACCGGGTCTGGCGCTCAACCAGGGTGCCGATCGAGGACTTGCCGTTCTTACCGAGGATGAGATCGCCCTCCCAGTGACCGGGCACCGCCCGGTCTTCAACCTCGGCCGGGCGCTCGGAGATATTGACCATGTTGGGGATCTGGCCGCGGGTGGATCCGGCCGATCCGTGGGGCTTTCGCTAGCTTCGCCCGGTTCTCAGGCACTTGGTCAGATCCTTTCGAAACTGGCCTCTCGACTGGACATAAAGCGATTGATAGATCGTCTCGTGACTGATTCTCATCTCCGGATCGTTCGGGTATTTCACCTTCAGTCTGCCCGAGA from Thermoleophilia bacterium harbors:
- a CDS encoding amino acid permease, giving the protein MPEPAPRKETKPDRLSNVLAQADKDRERLDSEAFGPGALTALGIASVVGAGIFVTTGTAAAEYAGPAVIISFVLAGIAAGLTALCYAEMAAMIPIAGSTYSYVFAAFGVFMAWFIGWDLLLEYLFAASTVAVGWAGYFVGLMASIGVDIPHDLSNPPFGGGGGIINLPALFVVGFTTLLLALGTKETVRANNVMVALKVGALLVFIAVGAFNVDTSLWSPFVPENTGSFGHFGDSGVIRAAGVVFFAYVGFDAVSTAAGESRNPQRTVPIGLLGTVIISTILYVAVGLVITGLVPYSTLNVADPLSTALRDAPAQIDWLEDLMNVAAVVGLFATVLVTFYGQTRILMRMSSDGLLPERFGRVSPRFRTPVFTTIVCGVAGAIIAALLPIDILGELVSIGTLFSFVLVAVGVLVLRRTHPDTPRPFRVPAVKVVAPLAIVCALSLMVTLPVDTWIRLFVWLLIGLVIFFAYGRKRSDAIMARLMREEEEKQAAAEA
- the lysS gene encoding lysine--tRNA ligase encodes the protein MGDEDGETDKPEGRDFVAEERTLRLAKLDSLRERGVTPYPVNFKRDHTVAEVLTQYPDLGADADTGADVKIAGRLMTIRNHGGVVFADLHDQTGTLQVAFEKDRMDQQSFEDAESLDRGDWVGVGGKAITTHTGTLTVTATSLELLSKALRALPDKHKGLTDVDTRLRQRYLDLIANPEVRPVFDIRSKVITSVRQTLVDNGFTEVETPVLASAAGGAAARPFITHHNALDIEMYLRIALELPLKRLVVGGFERVFEIGRVFRNEGLDTRHNPEFTLLEAYQALGDYHDMMDLVEQICSKASLDAIGTTLVHVDGQEVNLKAPWKRITMADLIKVCTGETMHPTMPLEEARAICDRLEIHYEDSWGSGRLMSEVYDETGEATLIQPTIVCDYPREVSPLAKTHRDDPSLTERFEVVVAGRELANAYSELNDPVDQRSRFEDEAKAGAAGDEEAESVDEDYIRALEYGLPPTGGLGIGLDRLIMLIAEASAIRDVILFPAMRPEDGQAGPGHAAVQDLPTAGEMSNRSTPGPPDPEPEPSPVAAALTDAPDTAPSPAPAAPLPAPAPIVPAASAGNPKVQKFLGWMTAIAGIAYLLAVLPGVHSNLGIGSLVSDVTDRASGHVVSAVVGLVLLVIAGGIMKGKRRAWTVAVLLFAIAAVVHMLKGPDPLVAFYSGFMVIALIWTRDSFGARPDPGTLLDALRFVPIYLGAVFIFGFASLLFNQDHVRESLTVGGMFETTAWGLAGFDGPYHYTGKFFSDFFPAALFALGIAGLALLAILIFRAVALRSGPSAGDRERAEELVHKYGSGTLDYFALRTDKSYFFNLRGDAMIAFTYISGYALVAGDPIGAPGSKDRVLDQFLAYCRERNWKVAFLAVREADLGFYEKRGLKGVYMGDEAIIPCDRFSLQGSGMKNLRSTVRRVDKVLSFRMMRESEAAPNLCEQLNEIRERWRGDSDERGFTMDLGTEVEGVNADFLLSIAFDEDEQPQGFLRLVPVFGDDPGWSLDLMQRNPDAPNGITEFLIANSATTLGQQGFRRLSMNFAAWGRLFDDETSLNLGQKALKRVAEVLNPFFQIKSLRDFNAKFDPDWWPRSIVVEDVESAPKVGLLYATTEGFLKIPIIGKKLVPPLRAQSKD
- a CDS encoding DMT family transporter, which codes for MEILLAIIAALMFSLGTVLQQKVAAEVPDEDTMKAGLLLQLARRPVWLLGIVVDGLGFLCQAAALHFGKLVVVQPLLAISVVFALPLGRWITNRRITKNDVIGAGAVTGGLILFLVLADPQGGVKDASTAGWIISGAIAGAICLALITASRGRPPSPKAALLGMSAGILFGFSAGLTLTVVDDLDNGFTQIVTDWHLYALIAVGWISMTLSQASLQTGALAPAISTQMSLDPIASVVLGIVIFKERIDDTPLEGAIAAIGLAVMIFGLVILARSQALGESAAKPATEAA